The following proteins are encoded in a genomic region of Triticum dicoccoides isolate Atlit2015 ecotype Zavitan chromosome 1B, WEW_v2.0, whole genome shotgun sequence:
- the LOC119319310 gene encoding uncharacterized protein LOC119319310: MKHFSGFKFEKKMASTRNGAEGGSQLRTSPSQRFLERPLRNLLMIWPAAATFLGMWVLVLAGKQAATSSCRQKLLTGVAWLLTPFAMPLTSRRWTTEVAGRILLFSIQRKQSESARASLVLPSQPSFC; encoded by the exons ATGAAGCATTTTTCAGGCTTCAAGTTTGAGAAGAAGATGGCATCAACGAGGAATGGAGCCGAGGGTGGTTCACAGTTGCGAACATCGCCGTCTCAACGCTTTTTGGAGCGCCCCTTGAGGAATCTG TTGATGATTTGGCCGGCAGCAGCAACATTTCTTGGCATGTGGGTGCTGGTTTTGGCGGGCAAGCAAGCAGCAACGAGCAGCTGCAGGCAAAAGCTACTAACAG GTGTTGCTTGGCTCCTGACTCCCTTCGCCATGCCACTCACCTCGCGTCGCTGGACCACCGAGGTCGCTGGCAGAATCCTTTTGTTTAGTATCCAGCGCAAGCAATCTGAATCCGCACGCGCAAGCCTTGTGTTGCCGAGTCAGCCCTCCTTCTGCTGA